GCTTTCCCAAGGGAGATAAGCTAGAGTTGGTGACACAAAAGGCAACAGAGCTTGGAGCTCAGGCTATCTGGGCCTTCCCTGCCGACTGGTCTGTGGTCAAGTGGGATGGTAAGAAGCTTGCCAAGAAGGAAGATAAACTTGCCAAGATTGCTCTAGGAGCTGCAGAACAATCCAAGCGTAATCGTGTGCCAGAAGTTAGATTGTTCGAGAAGAAGGGAGAATTTCTATCAGAATTAGATAATTTTGATAAGATTTTTATCGCCTATGAGGAAACAGCCAAAGCAGGCGAGTTGGCTACTTTAGCTCGTGAGTTGGCTCAGGTAGAGAATGGTCAGAAAATTCTCTTTATCTTTGGACCAGAAGGTGGTATTTCTCCGTCTGAGATTGATGCATTTGAAGAAGCTGGTGGCCTTAAAATTGGCCTTGGACCGCGTATTATGCGGACGGAAACGGCTCCTCTCTACGCTTTGAGTAGTGTCAGTTATGCCCTAGAATTGAATAAATAAAAGAAAGTTGGCCTTGTTCCAACTTTTTTGTATTTGACACTTTTAAGCTAAGATTGAATCTTGTCATTGGTTTTGTATGACAAATCGAGTATTTCTAAAAAAGTTGATAATCTTATATAGGTTTAATATAATTGTATTATCTTTATAAAAGGGGAAGATTTTTAATGAAAACGAATCGTTATGTGACTCAATCCGCTGTGGTTTTGGGCCTCTTTGCTCTCTTGACTGTGCCACAAGTCGTAGGGCAAGCCGATGAAGCAACGGCACCAGTACCAACTGCTTCTACCGAAACTGTGGCAGATAGTGGTACTTCTGTAGTATCAGGACAAGGAACTTCTGGGACAGCTGTTCAAGGAGGAACAGAGACTGTCTCTGCTACACCAACAACAGTAGCGACAAATGCGTCTGCAGAGCCATCAGCTAATACCTCAACGACCCAAGCAAGTCAAGAAGCCAGTGCTGTTTTGACGAATGCCAATCAGGTGACACCAGCAGTGCCAGTACAGGCTGAAACTGTAACAGAGCCTGCTCATGAGGGGCAGACCGTTGATATGCAGATTTTGTCAACAACAGACCTTCATACCAACTTGGTTAACTATGACTATTATCAAGATAAGCCGTCTCAAACAGTTGGTTTGTCTAAAACTGCTGTCCTTATCAAAAAAGCTCGTGAAACTAATCCAAATACGGTCTTAGTGGACAGTGGGGATACGATTCAGGGGACTCCTTTTGGGACTTATAAGGCCTTGATTGACCCTGTTGCCCAAGGTGAGACTCACCCTATGTACAAGGCTTTCGAGATGCTTGGGTATGACGCCGAAACGCTTGGAAACCACGAGTTTAACTATGGCCTAGAATTTTTGGATCGCATGGTTAAGGCTGCTAAGATTAATATTATCAATGCCAATGTGCGTAATGCTCAGACTGGTGATTACTATTACAACCCTTATAAGATTGTTAACAAGACCTTTACTGATACGGACGGCAAACAGGTAACACTAAAAATCGGTATTACTGGTGTCCTTCCAACACAGATTTTGGTTTGGGATAAGGCCAACCTTGAAGGTAAGGTAACCGTTGATGATCCAATGGAGGCTGTTAAGGCTATCGTTCCTAAGATGAAGGCTGCAGGAGCTGACTATATTCTTGTTGCTGCTCACTCTGGTATTGGTGATAATGAATACACTAAGAACGAAGAAAATGAGGGTTACCAAATTGCTGGTATCGAAGGCGTTGATGCTGTTGCGACAGGGCATTCTCACGCTGATTTCCCAAATGGAGATGGCACAAGTTTTTATGCGAAATATCCTGGTGTAGATGATGTCAATGGTATCATCAATGGGAAACCTGTGGTTATGGCTGGTAAATTCGGAGATCATCTAGGTATCATGGATGTTAAATTGACTTACACGGACGGCAAATGGAAAGTTGTTAACAGTAAG
Above is a window of Streptococcus salivarius DNA encoding:
- a CDS encoding 16S rRNA (uracil(1498)-N(3))-methyltransferase, which produces MQQYFIKGQVENPVTIKDKDTVKHMFNVMRLTEDDQVVLVFEDGIKRLARVTDRENHVFEVIEDLNDNVEMPVSVTIASGFPKGDKLELVTQKATELGAQAIWAFPADWSVVKWDGKKLAKKEDKLAKIALGAAEQSKRNRVPEVRLFEKKGEFLSELDNFDKIFIAYEETAKAGELATLARELAQVENGQKILFIFGPEGGISPSEIDAFEEAGGLKIGLGPRIMRTETAPLYALSSVSYALELNK
- a CDS encoding bifunctional 2',3'-cyclic-nucleotide 2'-phosphodiesterase/3'-nucleotidase produces the protein MKTNRYVTQSAVVLGLFALLTVPQVVGQADEATAPVPTASTETVADSGTSVVSGQGTSGTAVQGGTETVSATPTTVATNASAEPSANTSTTQASQEASAVLTNANQVTPAVPVQAETVTEPAHEGQTVDMQILSTTDLHTNLVNYDYYQDKPSQTVGLSKTAVLIKKARETNPNTVLVDSGDTIQGTPFGTYKALIDPVAQGETHPMYKAFEMLGYDAETLGNHEFNYGLEFLDRMVKAAKINIINANVRNAQTGDYYYNPYKIVNKTFTDTDGKQVTLKIGITGVLPTQILVWDKANLEGKVTVDDPMEAVKAIVPKMKAAGADYILVAAHSGIGDNEYTKNEENEGYQIAGIEGVDAVATGHSHADFPNGDGTSFYAKYPGVDDVNGIINGKPVVMAGKFGDHLGIMDVKLTYTDGKWKVVNSKAKLEKIDTKSDVADKDLIDMAAHDHNGTINYVRKEVGETTAPITSYFAQVQDDPSIQIVNNAQLWYAKKQVAGTADENLPILSAAAPFKAGTRGDATYYTDIPAGPLAIKNVADLYLYDNVTALLKVTGAQIKEWLEMSAGQFNQIDPNSKEPQQLINSSYRSYNYDVIDGLTYKFDLTQPNKYDREGKLVNPDASRVRDLAYQGKPIDLNQTFLVVTNNYRATGNFPGVKDAAEKRLLNLENRQAIIDYIVSEKTINPTADGNWSFVPNITNADIRFASSDNARAHLAGQDAISYVGPSTQAGFAEYRLIVKEKANQVEDTTKKESEKSPKGSETADQTKRETPKATVGASVAKPAPAIQLSNAQVVILPQAQVQEAQGSSSVKALPNTGSDESVSATLAGLVLMTLAGFFGIKKHEKN